The following coding sequences lie in one Spinacia oleracea cultivar Varoflay chromosome 1, BTI_SOV_V1, whole genome shotgun sequence genomic window:
- the LOC110802191 gene encoding probable nucleoredoxin 1 has product MVNCVDLKSFPPPQYQNNLQLTKPCRASEPVHEEPNYPGNLSVYGSVKEGDHVDIVSLLSTNYRDFLIRNNGEKVMVESLKGKYVMIFCFFLPVETHSAVDNHCWAIKAAFSEWFDYGRDDIQMVMVAKMKRGFVDNEESFIQFFSTFPNCLAIPFHDSKSHDYVCKSLGLDGPGVQYSPSAIVLDPLHKILQESSFFLELYGADSFPFTNERFETLYEEEHRPLLPLEEILRCKPSDFLICNTGEHGNKIRVSDLKNKLVAIYLCRYGDFMDELNEIHNLCCTNRGNYDMEIVLVYLPHEEPQQFIARINDNLEQRGISCWWVLPFKDSVSHWLSRLSESNSSMDTLIILDPTSGRYVNPHGEIVMNFFGIDGYPFTIEAMIEKETARLRTLTLDSLLVLSDEQNYVCTNDGTRVSVEDLRGRNILLYLEWTHDSIDDPIETSYNLIKDLYHKIKEYKDPNFEVVFVPMDFSENISSPLECFTAMPWLECPHDPARADLIWDHICMKGSNKFNDLIAFGKDGQILTIHALQLLMDRGFDAYPFPNCLNQDVEIEFKWFLDSYDDHHYLCN; this is encoded by the coding sequence ATGGTAAACTGTGTGGATTTGAAGTCTTTTCCTCCTCCTCAATACCAAAACAATCTCCAATTAACAAAACCGTGTCGGGCCTCAGAGCCCGTTCATGAGGAACCAAATTATCCTGGTAACTTATCGGTTTATGGTTCTGTCAAGGAAGGCGATCATGTTGACATTGTATCCCTGTTATCGACAAATTACAGAGATTTCCTAATCCGCAACAATGGTGAAAAAGTCATGGTTGAAAGCCTTAAAGGAAAATACGTTATGATATTTTGCTTCTTCCTTCCTGTAGAAACTCACAGCGCGGTAGACAACCATTGTTGGGCAATAAAAGCTGCATTTTCTGAATGGTTCGACTATGGCAGAGACGATATTCAAATGGTTATGGTTGCGAAGATGAAACGTGGATTTGTAGATAATGAAGAATCCTTCATCCAATTCTTCTCTACGTTCCCTAATTGCCTTGCAATCCCTTTTCACGACTCGAAATCTCATGATTATGTATGCAAGTCTCTCGGGCTAGACGGGCCCGGTGTTCAATACAGCCCGAGCGCCATTGTTTTAGATCCCCTGCATAAGATTCTGCAGGAGAGTTCTTTCTTTCTGGAGTTATATGGGGCGGATTCTTTTCCCTTTACGAATGAGAGGTTTGAAACCCTTTACGAAGAGGAACACAGACCTTTGTTACCCCTTGAGGAAATATTACGATGTAAACCCTCTGATTTCCTAATCTGCAACACTGGTGAACATGGGAATAAGATACGTGTTTCAGACCTTAAAAACAAGTTGGTTGCAATATACCTATGCCGGTATGGCGATTTCATGGATGAACTCAATGAAATCCATAACCTATGTTGTACTAATCGAGGTAATTATGATATGGAGATTGTTCTTGTTTACCTACCTCATGAAGAACCACAACAGTTCATAGCGCGAATTAATGATAATTTAGAGCAAAGAGGGATATCATGTTGGTGGGTTTTGCCATTTAAGGATAGTGTAAGTCATTGGTTAAGCCGACTTAGCGAATCTAACTCTTCCATGGACACATTAATCATCTTGGATCCAACAAGTGGTAGGTATGTGAATCCTCATGGAGAAATAGTTATGAACTTCTTCGGTATTGATGGATATCCTTTCACTATAGAAGCCATGATTGAGAAGGAAACAGCAAGGTTAAGGACATTAACGTTGGACTCATTGTTAGTGTTGTCTGATGAACAAAACTATGTGTGTACCAATGACGGTACTCGTGTGAGTGTGGAAGATCTTCGAGGGAGGAATATCCTTCTTTACCTTGAATGGACACATGATTCAATCGATGATCCAATTGAAACATCCTATAATTTGATTAAGGATTTGTATCACAAAATTAAAGAGTATAAAGATCCTAATTTCGAAGTGGTGTTTGTTCCTATGGATTTTAGTGAGAATATATCCTCCCCTCTTGAATGTTTTACGGCAATGCCATGGCTCGAATGCCCGCACGACCCGGCCCGGGCAGATTTGATATGGGATCACATATGTATGAAAGGTAGTAACAAATTTAACGACCTTATTGCATTTGGTAAAGATGGACAGATTCTTACAATACATGCTTTACAACTACTAATGGATCGTGGGTTTGATGCTTATCCCTTCCCTAACTGTCTGAATCAAGATGTTGAAATTGAATTCAAATGGTTCTTGGATAGTTATGATGATCATCATTACTTGTGTAATTGA